A part of Limihaloglobus sulfuriphilus genomic DNA contains:
- the pheA gene encoding prephenate dehydratase has protein sequence MDLNEIRQKIDQLDCQIVQLLKNRMESARIAMTFKETTFDEQREKQILEVLSQCESALLRSDFIKDVYSLILKESKNIQESIGPVIAFQGEHGAYSESACMVWDPKLAPMPCHEFADVFSGVEQGVYDYGIVPVENTLGGMVGAVNGQLIKSDLHIVGAVKMAINHCLLAVPGTDYRAIRRVYSHPQALTQCREYLKRHNLEPVAHYDTAGAARILAEERPAATAAIASKLSSRFYNLSIIQEQIEDLDTNQTRFVVISRDANKNHGSKCSIVFATPDKAGALFGVLELFAKKNINLTRIDSMPDAPGEFAFFLDFEGSIDDPEVAGILEQVEQSCHHYRFLGCYDEKVAL, from the coding sequence ATGGACTTAAACGAAATCAGACAGAAAATTGATCAGCTTGACTGCCAGATTGTGCAGTTGCTGAAAAACCGTATGGAAAGCGCCCGTATCGCGATGACGTTCAAGGAAACGACCTTTGACGAACAGCGGGAAAAGCAGATTCTTGAAGTGCTTTCGCAGTGCGAGAGTGCTTTGCTGCGTAGTGATTTTATAAAAGATGTTTATTCCCTTATACTTAAGGAGAGTAAAAATATTCAGGAGTCAATCGGCCCTGTTATCGCTTTTCAGGGTGAGCACGGGGCTTACAGCGAAAGTGCATGTATGGTTTGGGATCCCAAACTCGCACCCATGCCCTGCCATGAATTCGCCGATGTCTTCAGCGGCGTAGAACAGGGAGTCTATGATTACGGTATAGTTCCGGTGGAGAACACTCTCGGGGGTATGGTCGGCGCGGTGAACGGCCAGCTGATCAAGTCTGACCTGCATATAGTCGGCGCAGTCAAGATGGCGATAAATCATTGCCTGCTTGCTGTTCCGGGGACTGATTACCGGGCAATACGGCGTGTGTATTCACACCCGCAAGCGCTGACACAGTGCAGAGAGTACCTCAAGCGGCACAACCTTGAGCCGGTGGCGCATTATGACACTGCCGGAGCCGCACGAATCCTCGCAGAAGAGCGGCCCGCCGCGACAGCCGCTATCGCAAGCAAGCTAAGTTCCAGGTTTTATAACCTGAGTATCATACAGGAGCAGATTGAGGATCTGGATACGAACCAGACACGTTTTGTTGTTATATCCAGAGACGCTAACAAAAATCACGGCTCCAAGTGCTCGATAGTTTTTGCCACTCCGGACAAGGCCGGCGCTCTTTTTGGAGTTCTCGAGCTGTTTGCAAAGAAGAATATCAACCTTACCAGAATCGATTCAATGCCGGATGCGCCGGGCGAGTTTGCGTTTTTCCTCGATTTTGAGGGCTCTATCGACGACCCCGAGGTGGCCGGCATACTTGAGCAGGTAGAGCAAAGCTGCCATCACTACAGGTTCCTGGGCTGTTATGACGAGAAGGTGGCATTATGA
- a CDS encoding shikimate kinase: MQKSKHNITERPIALIGFMGVGKTAVGTELAKLTDRELVDLDSIIEDRSGTDIPSVFREHGEDYFRRLESSLMEDYLTSGRGVILSCGGGIVISERNRQLLAKHAEVVWLEQDIDVCLERVQSGSRPLLDREDSSDFARELYEKRKPLYKQAADVVINRSDKDIETTAREIYDMLKNS; this comes from the coding sequence ATGCAAAAATCAAAACATAACATTACAGAAAGACCCATTGCCCTTATCGGGTTTATGGGTGTCGGCAAGACCGCCGTTGGTACTGAGCTGGCAAAGCTGACCGACCGCGAGCTGGTAGATCTGGACAGCATCATTGAAGACCGCAGCGGGACGGATATTCCCTCTGTCTTCCGCGAGCACGGTGAGGATTATTTTCGCCGGCTTGAATCGTCGCTGATGGAGGATTATCTTACCAGCGGCAGGGGTGTCATACTCTCGTGCGGCGGCGGTATAGTTATTTCAGAGCGTAACCGGCAATTACTTGCAAAGCACGCTGAAGTCGTCTGGCTCGAACAGGATATCGACGTTTGTCTTGAGAGGGTACAGAGCGGCAGCAGGCCGCTGCTTGACCGCGAGGATTCGTCTGATTTTGCCAGAGAGCTGTATGAGAAACGCAAACCTCTGTACAAACAGGCGGCGGATGTTGTAATTAACAGAAGTGACAAAGATATTGAGACAACAGCCCGGGAAATATATGATATGCTTAAAAACAGCTAA
- the aroB gene encoding 3-dehydroquinate synthase has protein sequence MKELTVHAQSGGSRVLVGDFGGDFSRFVPEDKPAVIITDSNVAGIYAERFPDCPVITTVPGEENKTLGGLEKIYSGLLECGADRSWFILAVGGGIVCDTAGFAASTYMRGIDFGFISTTLLANIDASVGGKNGVNFHGYKNIVGVFSQPRFVVCDVSTLATLRESDYRCGLAEMIKHGAIRDARHFENIEDNMRGLLKRDISTVETLVYESVSIKAEVVAQDERESGLRKTLNFGHTFAHAIEKVCKLAHGQAVSVGMCIASRLSVEMGLLCEDKHQRLKGLIETAGLPVSLHEKASVLADAIAGDKKRHGGEIDFILLEDLGKAVIKPIPIARLQEIIRGFEF, from the coding sequence ATGAAAGAATTGACTGTACATGCTCAAAGCGGTGGTAGCCGGGTTCTTGTCGGTGATTTCGGCGGCGATTTCTCGCGGTTTGTGCCGGAGGATAAGCCGGCGGTTATCATAACCGATTCAAACGTTGCCGGGATATACGCGGAGAGATTCCCCGATTGTCCGGTTATTACGACGGTACCGGGCGAGGAGAATAAGACACTTGGCGGGCTTGAAAAGATATATTCGGGGCTGCTCGAGTGCGGCGCTGACCGGTCATGGTTTATACTGGCGGTTGGCGGGGGTATCGTCTGCGACACAGCCGGATTCGCCGCGTCAACATATATGCGGGGCATTGATTTTGGCTTTATCTCTACGACACTGCTGGCAAATATTGACGCGTCAGTCGGCGGCAAAAACGGTGTAAATTTTCATGGCTATAAAAATATTGTCGGCGTGTTCAGCCAGCCGCGGTTTGTTGTATGCGATGTCTCCACGCTGGCTACGCTGAGAGAATCTGACTATCGCTGCGGGCTTGCGGAGATGATCAAGCACGGCGCGATACGAGACGCCAGGCATTTTGAGAATATCGAAGATAACATGAGAGGTCTGCTCAAACGTGATATAAGTACTGTTGAGACTCTGGTTTATGAGTCTGTTTCAATTAAGGCTGAAGTTGTCGCCCAGGACGAGCGGGAGTCGGGGCTTAGAAAAACACTCAACTTTGGCCACACATTCGCCCATGCTATAGAAAAGGTCTGTAAACTTGCCCACGGCCAGGCGGTCAGCGTGGGTATGTGCATCGCATCAAGGCTTTCAGTAGAGATGGGTCTGCTTTGCGAAGATAAACATCAACGGCTGAAAGGCTTAATCGAGACTGCCGGCCTGCCGGTGTCACTGCATGAAAAAGCCTCAGTTCTGGCTGATGCGATAGCGGGCGACAAAAAGCGCCACGGCGGGGAGATAGATTTTATCCTGCTCGAGGATTTGGGAAAGGCTGTTATAAAACCCATCCCGATTGCGAGGTTGCAGGAGATAATACGCGGATTTGAATTTTGA
- a CDS encoding prephenate dehydrogenase/arogenate dehydrogenase family protein has translation MKIFILGTGRMGAWLTEEFCLDHEVAIYDFDRKKMKFFIEVQRLTDMSQLKEFDPDMVINAVSLRHTKEAFDQIIPLVRDDCIFVDIMSVKGDIDKYYKQHNLRFVSIHPMFGPTFANIRNLKDENAVIITESDEEGKKFFREFFESLELNIYEYSFAEHDETISYSLSIPFTSSLVFAACMKKQDAPGTTFRRHHEIAKGLLSEDDYLLAEILFNAGTIEQIEKINQRLSYLTHIIRGRDYEVMVEFLDKLRDNIDF, from the coding sequence ATGAAAATCTTTATACTCGGAACAGGCCGAATGGGAGCATGGCTGACAGAGGAGTTCTGTCTTGATCATGAGGTCGCTATATACGACTTTGACCGTAAAAAGATGAAGTTTTTCATCGAGGTACAGCGGCTCACAGATATGAGTCAGTTAAAAGAGTTTGACCCTGATATGGTGATAAATGCCGTCTCGCTTCGTCATACAAAAGAAGCATTTGACCAGATAATACCGTTGGTTCGCGATGACTGTATATTTGTAGATATCATGTCAGTAAAGGGCGATATAGACAAGTATTACAAACAGCACAATTTGCGTTTCGTCTCTATTCACCCGATGTTCGGCCCGACATTCGCCAATATCAGAAATCTAAAGGACGAAAACGCCGTAATCATCACAGAATCAGACGAAGAGGGCAAAAAGTTTTTCCGTGAATTCTTCGAGTCACTCGAGCTGAATATATATGAATATTCATTCGCAGAGCATGATGAGACAATATCCTACAGCCTTTCGATACCGTTTACGTCATCGCTGGTTTTCGCGGCGTGCATGAAAAAGCAGGACGCCCCTGGTACGACGTTCCGCAGGCACCATGAGATAGCCAAGGGGCTTTTAAGTGAGGATGATTATCTGCTGGCCGAGATTCTGTTTAATGCCGGCACGATTGAGCAGATCGAGAAGATCAACCAGCGTCTGTCATACCTGACCCACATCATACGCGGCAGGGACTATGAGGTGATGGTTGAGTTCCTCGACAAGCTCCGTGACAATATAGACTTTTAG
- the aroF gene encoding 3-deoxy-7-phosphoheptulonate synthase yields the protein MKDLKLCQKQSPEHKTIIEVGGTKIGQDLTVIAGPCSVESEKQTVETAIGVKEGGATMLRGGAFKPRTSPYAFQGLGLEGLKILRTASRETGLPVVTEVLDPRDVSWVCEYADILQVGTRNMQNFSLLKEVGRANKPVLLKRGMHSTINEWLYCAEYILAEGNKDVILCERGIRTFETYTRNTLDLSAVQAVLELSHLPIIVDPSHATGLLSMIEPMSLAAFAAGADGITVEVHCKPEEAMCDKAQALSIPMFKRMMARINKLNECMAEIKKLPAAVEQE from the coding sequence ATGAAAGATTTAAAATTATGCCAAAAACAGTCACCCGAGCATAAAACCATCATCGAGGTGGGCGGCACAAAAATCGGGCAGGATTTAACGGTTATAGCCGGTCCGTGCAGTGTAGAGAGTGAAAAACAGACCGTAGAAACAGCCATCGGCGTAAAAGAGGGCGGCGCTACAATGCTCCGCGGCGGAGCTTTTAAGCCGCGTACTTCGCCGTATGCATTCCAGGGGCTCGGGCTCGAGGGACTCAAGATTCTCCGAACAGCTTCACGTGAGACGGGCCTGCCCGTCGTGACCGAGGTTTTAGACCCGCGTGATGTCTCCTGGGTATGTGAATATGCCGACATATTGCAGGTCGGCACACGCAACATGCAGAACTTTTCGCTGCTTAAGGAAGTCGGCAGGGCGAACAAGCCGGTGCTGCTCAAACGGGGAATGCACTCAACAATCAATGAATGGCTCTACTGCGCCGAGTATATACTCGCAGAGGGCAACAAGGACGTTATTCTGTGTGAACGCGGCATCAGGACGTTCGAGACGTACACACGCAACACGCTTGATTTAAGCGCTGTACAGGCGGTTCTCGAGCTCTCGCATCTGCCGATAATCGTTGATCCTTCGCACGCTACGGGACTTTTGTCCATGATTGAGCCGATGAGTCTGGCGGCCTTCGCTGCCGGCGCGGACGGGATCACCGTCGAGGTGCATTGCAAGCCCGAAGAGGCAATGTGCGATAAAGCCCAGGCACTGAGTATTCCAATGTTCAAGCGTATGATGGCAAGGATAAACAAGTTAAACGAATGTATGGCAGAGATAAAAAAACTCCCTGCTGCTGTGGAACAGGAGTAG
- a CDS encoding chorismate synthase, with product MNSFGRIFRISIFGESHGKKVGVCIDGCPAGLAIDEADFRHDLSRRQGGGGKGTTPRREPDSPNIVSGVVNGCTTGSPITILFENTNTRSSDYDNLRDIPRPGHADFSAYKRYGGFADMRGSGHFSGRLTVGIVAAGVVAKKIIAPAKASARLVQVGGSEEIDETIAKAADSGDSVGGLIECLITGIEAGVGEPFFDSVEARLSHFIFAVPATRGIEFGTGFNAAMMLGSEHNDPFCSQQGRTLSNHAGGINGGITNGNDIIFRVAVKPASSIAKPQTTMNFTTGSMETLEVHGRHDACIAVRIVPVIEAAAAITMADMILTRKAGEAFRGQDNSYKQ from the coding sequence ATGAACAGTTTTGGCAGAATATTCAGAATAAGTATTTTTGGCGAATCGCACGGCAAAAAGGTTGGTGTCTGCATTGACGGCTGCCCTGCGGGGCTTGCGATTGACGAAGCGGACTTTCGGCATGATCTCTCCCGCAGGCAGGGCGGCGGAGGCAAAGGCACAACCCCCCGCAGAGAGCCGGACTCGCCGAATATCGTCAGCGGCGTTGTAAACGGCTGTACAACCGGCAGCCCTATAACAATACTATTTGAGAACACCAATACCCGCAGCAGCGATTATGACAACCTTCGGGACATCCCCCGCCCGGGACATGCCGATTTCAGTGCGTATAAGCGATACGGCGGTTTCGCGGACATGCGGGGCAGCGGCCATTTCAGCGGCCGGCTGACAGTGGGAATCGTCGCGGCCGGCGTTGTAGCAAAAAAAATTATCGCCCCCGCAAAAGCCTCTGCGCGTCTTGTGCAGGTTGGCGGCAGTGAGGAAATTGACGAGACTATCGCCAAGGCAGCGGATTCAGGCGATTCGGTGGGCGGGCTCATCGAGTGCCTTATAACAGGTATAGAGGCAGGTGTTGGCGAGCCGTTCTTCGACTCGGTAGAGGCCAGGCTATCGCATTTTATCTTTGCGGTGCCTGCAACCCGTGGGATTGAATTCGGCACCGGTTTTAATGCCGCAATGATGCTCGGAAGCGAGCACAATGATCCGTTCTGTTCCCAGCAGGGCCGTACGCTCTCCAATCATGCCGGCGGCATCAACGGCGGCATAACTAACGGCAACGATATAATTTTCCGTGTTGCTGTCAAGCCGGCATCGAGCATAGCAAAGCCCCAGACCACCATGAACTTTACGACCGGCAGCATGGAGACACTCGAGGTGCACGGCCGACATGATGCGTGTATTGCTGTCAGGATTGTTCCGGTGATAGAGGCTGCCGCCGCGATAACCATGGCGGACATGATACTAACCCGAAAAGCCGGAGAGGCGTTTAGAGGTCAGGATAATTCGTACAAACAATGA
- the aroA gene encoding 3-phosphoshikimate 1-carboxyvinyltransferase: MICLKTAKAKGRVMVEPSKSMMQRAVAAALLCDGRSCLRNISLCDDCVAGMDVASSLGAEVSTPANNSVLITGGLKAPSRELCCGEAGLCIRMYTPIAALLDTEVTLTGSGGLTKRPMSMAESPLRALGARVSTNNGLLPITVKGPLKGGEVTLDASMSSQLLSGLLIACARARHDSVINVSSLASKPYIDMTLQVMDAFGIEYGREGYTRFIVPGGQKYQSRDYTVEGDWSGAAFVLAAGALGGPVTAAGLRTDTKQADIAVLQAIEAAGANIDIDADAGEITASRGRLKGFSFDATECPDLFPPLTALAAHCDGVSEITGVSRLRHKESDRAAVLQEQFGRLGVEISLKNNTMYIIGGTGTGGRINACGDHRIAMAAAAYACGLEGEMVEIEDPECAAKSWPGFFEQFGKIGIRH, translated from the coding sequence ATGATATGCTTAAAAACAGCTAAGGCAAAAGGCCGCGTAATGGTTGAGCCGTCCAAGAGCATGATGCAGCGGGCCGTCGCGGCGGCTCTTTTGTGTGACGGCCGGTCTTGCCTGCGGAACATCTCTCTCTGTGATGACTGCGTGGCTGGAATGGATGTAGCCTCTTCGCTTGGTGCGGAAGTCTCCACGCCGGCCAATAACAGCGTTCTGATCACAGGCGGGCTCAAAGCCCCGTCAAGAGAGCTCTGCTGCGGCGAGGCGGGGCTGTGTATCCGCATGTACACGCCGATTGCGGCACTGCTTGATACGGAGGTTACGCTGACCGGTTCGGGCGGGCTGACAAAGAGGCCCATGTCAATGGCTGAATCACCGCTGCGGGCACTCGGCGCCCGGGTCTCGACCAACAACGGCTTATTGCCCATCACAGTCAAAGGCCCGCTTAAAGGCGGCGAAGTAACACTAGATGCGTCAATGAGCTCACAGCTGCTCTCCGGACTGCTGATTGCCTGTGCAAGGGCCCGGCACGACTCGGTGATAAATGTCAGCAGTCTTGCCAGCAAACCGTATATTGATATGACGCTGCAGGTGATGGATGCTTTCGGCATCGAATACGGACGTGAGGGATATACGCGGTTTATCGTTCCGGGCGGCCAGAAATACCAAAGCCGCGACTATACCGTTGAGGGCGACTGGAGCGGCGCGGCGTTTGTGCTTGCTGCCGGTGCTCTTGGCGGGCCGGTAACCGCGGCGGGGCTGCGAACAGATACCAAACAGGCCGATATCGCGGTATTGCAGGCAATAGAAGCGGCAGGTGCAAATATTGATATTGACGCAGATGCCGGAGAAATAACCGCATCACGCGGCAGGCTTAAGGGCTTCAGTTTTGATGCGACAGAGTGCCCGGATCTGTTTCCGCCGCTGACGGCTTTGGCGGCACACTGCGACGGCGTATCGGAGATTACCGGCGTATCCCGTCTTCGACACAAAGAAAGCGACAGGGCGGCAGTGCTTCAGGAGCAGTTCGGCCGTTTAGGTGTGGAAATATCTTTAAAAAACAATACCATGTACATCATCGGCGGAACGGGCACCGGCGGCAGGATAAATGCCTGCGGGGATCACCGTATTGCAATGGCGGCGGCGGCGTATGCTTGCGGGCTTGAAGGTGAAATGGTAGAAATAGAAGATCCCGAATGCGCCGCGAAATCGTGGCCGGGCTTTTTTGAGCAGTTTGGGAAAATAGGCATTAGGCATTAG
- a CDS encoding alkaline phosphatase, with translation MNTAFTKRLTALLLFCLVSAAFCQQDLNFNYRDEVKDVSDISFYQPSPTDTQYPVTTESEKVKNVILLIGDGMGLSQVRLAALKAGGTDIRLYMEKMPVTGILTTEPHGRFITDSAAAATAIACGIKTTNGTLGQDPDGLKYFSFAELHKIRGGRCGLVATSELTHATPAGFASHVESRGMERAIAVQMIENGFDVLFAGGKRYFLPKSDEKSNREDDRDLIKQALNSGYVFIEHRNQLRNLQPGTNKVLGLFSNHAMTTFAPEPTISEMARTAIKVLSNKNENGFFLMVEGSQIDWAGHANNVENIIKQTLEFDMAVKEALDFAVKDKNTLVLVTADHETGGLVVTGGSSSENLAVEWATKSHSASHVPLFAYGPQALNFTGVYHHTDLAAKIAEIMGIENFPRTMQKQPDKTELAAE, from the coding sequence ATGAATACAGCTTTCACGAAAAGACTAACAGCTCTGCTGCTATTCTGCCTCGTCTCCGCCGCGTTCTGTCAACAGGACCTTAATTTCAATTACAGGGACGAGGTTAAAGACGTATCTGATATCAGCTTTTATCAACCCTCACCGACAGACACCCAATACCCTGTAACCACTGAATCAGAAAAGGTTAAAAACGTTATCCTGCTGATAGGCGACGGAATGGGGCTCTCCCAGGTTCGCCTTGCCGCACTCAAAGCCGGCGGCACCGACATACGGCTTTATATGGAAAAGATGCCTGTTACCGGTATTCTGACAACAGAACCGCACGGCAGATTTATTACCGATTCTGCCGCCGCGGCGACCGCGATTGCCTGCGGAATAAAAACTACAAACGGAACTCTCGGCCAGGACCCGGACGGCTTGAAATATTTCTCCTTCGCAGAGCTTCATAAGATTCGCGGCGGCCGCTGCGGACTTGTTGCTACAAGCGAACTGACCCACGCCACACCTGCCGGTTTTGCTTCTCACGTTGAAAGCAGAGGCATGGAACGGGCAATTGCCGTACAGATGATAGAAAACGGCTTTGACGTGCTTTTTGCCGGCGGAAAACGGTATTTTCTGCCCAAATCTGATGAGAAAAGCAATAGAGAAGATGACAGAGACCTGATAAAACAGGCGCTGAATTCCGGATATGTATTTATCGAACATCGCAATCAGCTCAGAAATCTTCAACCCGGCACAAATAAGGTACTCGGGCTTTTCAGCAACCATGCCATGACAACCTTTGCCCCTGAACCGACAATATCGGAAATGGCCAGAACAGCCATCAAAGTCCTTTCAAATAAAAACGAAAACGGGTTTTTCCTAATGGTTGAGGGAAGCCAGATAGACTGGGCCGGCCATGCCAACAATGTGGAGAATATCATAAAACAGACTCTCGAGTTTGACATGGCAGTCAAGGAAGCCCTTGATTTCGCCGTAAAAGACAAAAACACCCTTGTACTGGTTACTGCCGACCATGAAACCGGCGGACTCGTGGTTACCGGCGGCAGCAGCAGTGAAAACCTCGCCGTCGAATGGGCAACCAAGTCCCACTCCGCATCTCACGTGCCGCTGTTCGCATACGGACCCCAGGCCCTGAATTTTACCGGCGTTTATCACCATACCGATCTCGCCGCTAAAATAGCCGAGATTATGGGCATAGAGAATTTCCCGCGTACCATGCAGAAGCAGCCGGACAAGACCGAACTCGCTGCCGAATAA